A genomic region of Pseudoxanthomonas suwonensis contains the following coding sequences:
- a CDS encoding ThiF family adenylyltransferase, with protein MSESMEELGERLSRVLKMVLDTGEAASEAEALAIFARYRVQLVFGADLGEMAQAALLTAAATALPCLLGGVSYLGPEQPLRARWRGHPDTPAPAGLAATLEAFGVTRASARDPQVPCLVIGRVHAEGFGIRASFNGWTAAVLSLDDEPLAEQGNCAAAAVLAGAMAVSEIFQFFRGTQALACHRRIGWSLWDPTVPWTAAASGPALTVLPQSAWLVGVGNLGQAYLWTLGLLPYGAYPCELVLQDFDPVSLANKSTSLLSREIDVGRRKTRMAADWAEHRGFRTTLIERRFGADFTVASDEPAVALMGVDNPAARRLVEQVGFSRVIEAGLGRGPGDYLGINVHTFPAPRSALDCWPDPATAPADANPGPFNQVAYQQLLADSGDRCGALRLAGRSIATPFTGAAAGALVIGELLRLCHGGARVEYIALHLARPLESTAVAGMPWPVSNPGLVAAALSV; from the coding sequence ATGAGTGAGTCGATGGAGGAGCTGGGCGAGCGCCTGAGTCGGGTGCTCAAGATGGTGCTGGACACCGGCGAGGCGGCCTCCGAGGCCGAGGCGCTGGCGATCTTCGCGCGCTATCGCGTGCAGTTGGTCTTTGGCGCCGACCTAGGCGAGATGGCGCAGGCCGCCCTGCTGACGGCCGCCGCCACTGCGTTGCCGTGCCTGCTGGGCGGCGTGAGCTACTTGGGGCCCGAGCAGCCGCTGCGCGCACGCTGGCGAGGGCATCCGGATACGCCGGCGCCCGCGGGCTTGGCCGCTACCCTGGAAGCCTTCGGTGTCACGCGCGCAAGCGCGCGGGATCCCCAAGTGCCGTGCCTGGTGATCGGACGCGTGCACGCCGAAGGCTTTGGCATTCGCGCCAGCTTCAATGGCTGGACAGCCGCGGTGCTGTCGCTGGACGACGAGCCACTGGCCGAGCAGGGCAACTGCGCAGCCGCGGCGGTGCTCGCCGGCGCGATGGCGGTGAGCGAGATCTTTCAGTTCTTCCGCGGAACGCAGGCGCTGGCCTGCCATCGCCGCATCGGCTGGTCATTGTGGGATCCGACGGTGCCGTGGACGGCGGCCGCGTCAGGTCCGGCGCTGACGGTGCTGCCGCAATCGGCTTGGCTGGTGGGCGTTGGTAACTTGGGCCAGGCCTACCTGTGGACCTTGGGCCTGCTGCCCTACGGCGCCTACCCGTGCGAGTTGGTGCTGCAGGATTTCGATCCGGTTTCGCTCGCGAATAAGAGCACCTCTTTGCTCAGTCGCGAGATCGATGTGGGACGCCGCAAGACTCGCATGGCGGCGGACTGGGCTGAGCACCGCGGCTTTCGCACGACGCTCATCGAACGGCGTTTCGGCGCTGACTTCACCGTGGCTAGCGACGAGCCGGCCGTGGCGCTGATGGGGGTGGACAATCCGGCGGCGCGACGGCTGGTCGAGCAGGTGGGCTTTTCCCGAGTGATAGAGGCCGGCCTCGGACGCGGCCCCGGCGATTACCTCGGCATCAACGTGCACACCTTCCCGGCCCCGCGCTCGGCGCTGGATTGCTGGCCGGACCCGGCGACCGCGCCCGCCGATGCGAATCCCGGCCCCTTCAACCAGGTGGCCTACCAGCAGCTGCTGGCCGACAGCGGCGATCGCTGCGGCGCGCTGCGCCTGGCGGGGCGCAGCATCGCCACGCCTTTCACTGGCGCGGCAGCGGGGGCGCTAGTGATCGGCGAATTGCTGCGGCTGTGTCACGGCGGAGCGCGAGTGGAGTACATTGCGCTGCATCTGGCTCGGCCGCTCGAGAGCACGGCCGTGGCTGGGATGCCGTGGCCAGTCAGCAACCCCGGGCTAGTCGCAGCAGCGCTGTCGGTGTAG
- a CDS encoding SNF2-related protein: MRKRGDDRTLLLFASAQGASERIAIDWPHGGRFPLNDGGDKVENWVWNDLKRSRSPLIISGYSSLDRFLEFASVSDREAQVRLLVGNEPFASRRQEFQLLEDELPALAEKYWLGRGVSLIRSAALIRTIERLKEGSVQARYLRGGNMLHAKIYCSDQAATLGSSNFTEPGLVNQHEANARFERNGVDADRYHELTKIAEGFWSLGTDYSHQLISLLERLLRPVHWDEALARACAEVLEGDWASIYLHGDYLGDADTLWPSQKQGIAQALLVLDQQGSVLIADATGAGKTRMGTHLVGAVHDNIVRSGRLWHGKAVMIAPPTVVEEWEREVLRTHVQLDVRSHGELSHRGSRRHALRVEELKRAQILCVDEGHNFLNLKAQRTQLILGNMADHVVMLTATPINRGITDLLRIADVLGADNLEPSTIETFHKMLRAKDFTRSLTSPEVDQLRLELRKFTVRRTKSMLNVLIDREPSAYRSTDGRECRFPKHNPNVYKLEEPISDRELAHRIKDLADTLYGVTHFVRPIEMPTLLHRQGVTEAQYLHGRLSSAKKLARYAIMKALRSSRAALLEHIHGTTNTLKEFSLTQSFRKDETGNQYQKVQDIAGRIPENKLRVDLPDWLSNESAHSEACRHDASIYLEISRLVREITAHRETKKAELLTTLLEESESVLAFDSRPITLALLQGMLRSKGVGAMLATGDAKSDRDQLLSALSLGSPASKVLGLCSDSLSEGVNMQRASVLVHLDMPSVVRVAEQRAGRIDRLDSPHSTVHVWWPDDADEFALSSDERLIERFETVERLLGSNVPLPEHLQRQADVSPVKVTARQMVEEYENSAGNAWDGIDDAFSPIRGLLEGPDSLISKDVYERYRIVTEKVLSRVSLVSATQPWAFFCLSAGAFNAPRWLFMSSANEDIQSEFTAIVAMLREQLGPDVHNLPLDDRSARTMNMFLERLPMAERHLLSRKKQRAIHQLLDVCSHLISYASSKQQAEDLEFLEKLQDLLSHPSKDRLPDWNEIAARWLDIIRPIWFERLREKRSRPLLLEDIRSDLLERPDWVLEAVRRHFGVIPAPHHPDERIRACIVGVP; this comes from the coding sequence GTGCGCAAGCGAGGAGACGATCGAACTCTCTTACTGTTCGCTTCTGCCCAAGGAGCTAGCGAGCGCATAGCGATTGATTGGCCGCATGGTGGGAGATTTCCCCTCAATGACGGCGGAGACAAGGTCGAGAACTGGGTCTGGAACGATCTCAAGAGATCGCGTAGCCCATTGATCATCAGCGGCTACTCCAGCCTGGATCGCTTCCTTGAGTTTGCATCGGTCAGCGACCGTGAAGCGCAAGTAAGACTACTGGTCGGAAATGAACCTTTCGCATCACGGCGGCAGGAGTTCCAACTTCTTGAAGATGAGCTTCCAGCGCTCGCAGAGAAGTATTGGCTGGGTCGTGGCGTCTCCCTAATCCGCTCGGCCGCATTGATTCGGACAATCGAACGACTGAAGGAAGGCTCCGTACAGGCGAGATATCTCCGTGGCGGCAACATGCTCCATGCAAAGATCTACTGTAGTGATCAAGCGGCAACCTTAGGCTCAAGTAATTTCACAGAACCAGGGCTTGTCAATCAACATGAAGCCAACGCGCGCTTCGAACGAAATGGCGTCGATGCGGATCGCTATCACGAACTAACAAAAATTGCGGAAGGCTTCTGGTCCCTAGGAACTGACTATTCACATCAACTTATCTCTCTTCTTGAAAGGTTGCTGAGGCCAGTCCATTGGGATGAAGCACTCGCTCGCGCTTGCGCCGAGGTGCTCGAGGGCGACTGGGCGAGCATCTATCTACATGGGGACTATCTGGGCGATGCCGATACGCTTTGGCCAAGCCAAAAACAGGGCATTGCTCAAGCCCTACTGGTTCTTGACCAACAGGGCAGCGTGCTTATTGCAGACGCGACTGGTGCCGGCAAGACTCGCATGGGCACCCATCTGGTTGGTGCCGTCCACGACAACATCGTTCGTTCCGGAAGGTTGTGGCACGGGAAGGCGGTAATGATCGCCCCGCCTACCGTTGTCGAAGAATGGGAACGGGAAGTGCTCAGGACCCATGTCCAGCTGGATGTACGCTCCCATGGCGAGCTTAGCCATCGTGGTAGTCGGCGCCATGCGTTGCGTGTCGAAGAGCTAAAGCGCGCCCAAATCCTGTGTGTAGACGAAGGGCATAACTTTCTTAACCTGAAGGCTCAACGCACGCAGCTAATCCTAGGAAACATGGCGGATCATGTAGTGATGCTAACAGCAACGCCAATCAACCGCGGCATCACTGATCTGTTGCGCATTGCAGATGTCCTGGGGGCCGACAACCTGGAACCTTCCACCATCGAGACATTCCACAAGATGTTGAGGGCGAAAGACTTCACCCGGTCACTGACATCCCCAGAAGTTGATCAGCTGCGTCTAGAGTTGCGCAAATTTACAGTTCGCCGGACCAAGAGCATGCTCAACGTCCTGATTGATCGCGAACCTTCCGCATATCGAAGCACCGATGGAAGGGAATGCCGGTTCCCGAAACACAATCCCAACGTGTACAAACTAGAAGAGCCTATATCCGATCGGGAGCTTGCGCATCGCATCAAGGATCTTGCCGACACGCTATATGGCGTTACTCACTTTGTCCGCCCAATTGAGATGCCTACCCTGCTCCACAGGCAAGGCGTCACAGAAGCACAGTATCTCCATGGCCGCCTTTCCTCGGCAAAGAAGCTAGCGAGATACGCAATCATGAAAGCTCTACGCTCCTCGCGTGCGGCACTTCTCGAACACATTCATGGAACAACCAACACACTTAAAGAATTCTCGCTCACCCAAAGCTTCAGAAAGGATGAAACCGGGAATCAGTATCAGAAAGTACAGGATATTGCGGGACGTATCCCCGAGAACAAGCTGCGTGTGGATCTCCCCGACTGGCTATCTAACGAATCGGCTCACTCCGAAGCCTGTCGGCATGATGCCAGCATCTACCTCGAGATCAGCAGACTAGTACGCGAGATAACCGCTCACCGCGAGACCAAGAAGGCTGAGCTTCTCACGACTCTTCTAGAGGAATCGGAATCCGTACTCGCCTTCGACAGCCGTCCCATAACGCTTGCCCTGCTCCAAGGCATGCTTCGCAGCAAGGGGGTTGGCGCCATGCTCGCGACTGGAGACGCAAAGTCAGATCGTGATCAACTGTTAAGTGCTTTATCCCTGGGATCCCCTGCAAGCAAGGTTCTTGGCCTGTGCTCTGACAGCTTGTCTGAAGGCGTCAACATGCAAAGGGCATCTGTCCTAGTGCACCTGGATATGCCCAGTGTCGTGCGTGTCGCTGAACAACGTGCCGGCCGCATAGACCGGCTGGATAGCCCCCACTCAACTGTTCATGTCTGGTGGCCCGATGACGCCGATGAGTTTGCGTTGAGCTCAGATGAGCGCTTGATCGAGAGATTCGAGACCGTAGAAAGGCTTCTGGGATCGAATGTTCCATTGCCAGAACACCTTCAACGCCAAGCCGACGTTTCTCCCGTAAAAGTTACTGCGAGGCAGATGGTTGAAGAGTACGAGAACAGCGCAGGAAATGCATGGGACGGTATTGATGATGCCTTCTCTCCAATTCGCGGCCTATTGGAGGGCCCAGATTCGCTGATCTCGAAAGACGTATATGAGCGCTATCGCATCGTCACTGAAAAAGTGCTTTCCCGGGTCAGCCTTGTTTCTGCGACACAACCTTGGGCTTTCTTCTGCCTTAGCGCCGGGGCTTTCAACGCACCACGATGGCTTTTTATGTCCTCTGCTAATGAGGATATCCAATCAGAATTTACGGCCATAGTCGCCATGCTTCGTGAGCAGCTTGGACCTGACGTTCACAACCTTCCGCTTGACGACAGGTCGGCCAGGACAATGAACATGTTCCTTGAACGCTTGCCCATGGCGGAACGCCACTTACTCTCCCGAAAGAAACAGCGAGCAATCCACCAACTTCTCGATGTTTGCAGTCATCTCATATCGTATGCGTCAAGCAAGCAACAGGCCGAAGACCTTGAGTTCCTAGAAAAACTGCAAGATCTTCTCAGCCATCCCAGCAAGGATCGCCTACCAGACTGGAATGAGATCGCGGCACGCTGGCTCGACATCATTCGTCCGATCTGGTTTGAACGATTGCGGGAGAAACGATCGCGACCCTTGCTACTGGAGGACATCCGCAGCGATCTGCTCGAACGACCCGATTGGGTACTTGAAGCTGTTCGACGACATTTCGGAGTGATCCCGGCACCGCACCATCCCGATGAGCGGATTCGAGCTTGCATTGTCGGAGTTCCATAA
- a CDS encoding tyrosine-type recombinase/integrase, with amino-acid sequence MATITKLPSGHWRVQVRRKQSYASETFLRHEDARRWATETEHRIDRGEPPLKRGKVDPTTFAHLVDLHVEDMCEVGKAPRRSKAFTLDALKDKLGKVRLEDLTRERLIQFGKNRAKEGAGPVTLSTDFSYLKLVLTHAAAVHGVNVKAEPVDLARFALKRLGLIGQSRQRDRRPTADELQRLLDHFDDNSKLQIPMGRVVRFAIASAMRQEEICRIRWSEVDVQRRVVLVRDRKDPREKDGNHQFVPLLNLTGFDALRLIRVQRKYCRRGDLIFPYNSRSIGTAFRRACKLLKIHDLHFHDLRHEATNRLFEAGMSIEQVALVTGHRDWKILKRYTHLRPEALHESHSRSSSLAKAAQATAYLLAVQLQAEWASRADAAIDARQPSDGTSDRTQQLAGLLLEGSGTKKVPQLVKDQARRKQR; translated from the coding sequence ATGGCCACGATCACCAAGCTGCCGTCGGGCCACTGGCGGGTCCAGGTTCGACGAAAACAATCGTATGCCAGCGAGACCTTCCTGCGCCATGAGGACGCGCGAAGGTGGGCCACTGAAACCGAGCACCGGATTGATCGTGGCGAACCACCGCTGAAGCGAGGCAAAGTCGACCCGACCACGTTCGCCCATCTGGTCGATCTGCACGTGGAAGACATGTGCGAGGTGGGCAAGGCGCCGCGCCGCTCCAAGGCATTCACGCTCGACGCGCTGAAAGACAAGCTCGGCAAGGTCAGGCTTGAGGATCTCACGCGCGAGCGGCTGATCCAATTCGGCAAGAATCGTGCAAAGGAAGGCGCCGGCCCGGTGACACTCAGCACCGACTTCAGCTACCTCAAGCTCGTACTCACCCATGCGGCGGCCGTGCATGGCGTCAATGTGAAGGCCGAACCCGTCGATCTAGCACGGTTCGCCCTCAAACGATTGGGCCTGATCGGACAGTCGCGACAGCGCGACCGGCGCCCAACCGCCGATGAACTCCAGCGCCTGCTCGACCACTTCGACGACAACTCCAAGCTGCAAATTCCAATGGGTCGGGTCGTGCGCTTTGCTATTGCCAGCGCGATGCGTCAGGAGGAGATCTGTCGTATCCGCTGGAGCGAGGTCGACGTACAGCGGCGCGTTGTCCTTGTACGCGATCGCAAGGATCCGCGAGAGAAGGACGGCAACCACCAGTTCGTACCGCTACTCAATCTGACCGGTTTCGATGCACTGCGTCTAATTCGGGTACAACGCAAGTATTGCCGGCGTGGCGACTTGATCTTTCCATACAACTCGCGTTCGATTGGCACTGCATTCCGACGTGCGTGCAAGCTCCTGAAGATCCATGACCTGCACTTTCACGACCTGCGACACGAGGCGACCAATCGGCTGTTCGAGGCAGGCATGAGCATCGAACAGGTCGCACTCGTCACTGGTCATCGTGACTGGAAGATCCTCAAGCGCTATACCCATCTGCGTCCGGAAGCACTGCACGAGTCGCATAGCAGATCTTCGAGCCTGGCCAAGGCGGCCCAAGCAACCGCATATCTGCTTGCGGTTCAATTGCAGGCGGAATGGGCGAGCCGCGCGGATGCCGCCATAGATGCACGCCAGCCAAGTGATGGAACCTCGGATCGCACGCAACAATTGGCTGGTCTGCTGCTAGAAGGCAGTGGCACCAAAAAAGTACCGCAGCTCGTCAAGGATCAGGCACGACGAAAGCAAAGGTAA